The following proteins are co-located in the Acidimicrobiales bacterium genome:
- a CDS encoding phosphotransferase, producing MTPGVPTTLAQVDAVWLSEVFGLPIESVDVTQLAVGSAFLGTVGRLQMSAPHSPNVPATAIVKLPATDPAALAVGKLLKVWHREAMFYEQLAPRLPSTISVPRSYRTIIEPSSHRAAVLIEDMAPAAAGDQVKGASPEAARAAVAALAGLHAPWWGMPRTAHLEWVPGIDRPNTGAGLQGAMEASFERFAARFAYLLEAETIEWTRRFVPQVRDYLASMARRPLTIAHADFRLENMLFAPGDDSKVTIVDWQTAMYTGGATDLSFFCTTSLDITTRRAMEDELCDLYIDTLLQLGVEPSQTAHVRDDYRSSMLWWMAMLANNLADMATPDRRSVDLFEAMLTRLHTAALDHELGDLV from the coding sequence GTGACGCCCGGGGTTCCCACCACACTGGCCCAAGTCGACGCCGTCTGGTTGTCAGAGGTCTTTGGCCTGCCCATCGAGTCGGTCGACGTCACCCAACTTGCGGTCGGCTCGGCATTTCTGGGCACTGTCGGCCGGCTTCAGATGAGTGCGCCGCATTCGCCAAACGTGCCGGCGACGGCGATAGTCAAGCTCCCCGCAACTGACCCGGCAGCCCTGGCCGTGGGCAAGCTGCTGAAGGTGTGGCATCGCGAGGCCATGTTCTACGAACAGTTGGCCCCACGACTGCCTTCCACCATCTCGGTGCCGCGGTCCTACCGCACCATCATCGAACCATCGAGTCATCGGGCCGCTGTGCTGATCGAGGACATGGCGCCTGCTGCAGCCGGCGACCAGGTGAAGGGGGCCAGCCCGGAGGCCGCCAGAGCGGCCGTGGCGGCGCTGGCCGGGTTGCATGCACCATGGTGGGGAATGCCGCGCACTGCCCACCTCGAGTGGGTGCCAGGGATAGACAGACCCAATACCGGTGCCGGGTTGCAGGGCGCCATGGAAGCCAGCTTCGAACGGTTCGCCGCCCGGTTCGCGTACCTGCTCGAAGCAGAAACCATCGAGTGGACACGGCGGTTTGTGCCACAGGTGCGCGACTACCTGGCGTCGATGGCCCGGCGACCCTTGACCATCGCCCACGCCGATTTCCGTCTCGAGAACATGCTGTTCGCTCCGGGCGATGATTCGAAGGTGACCATCGTCGACTGGCAGACCGCCATGTACACGGGCGGCGCCACCGACCTGAGCTTCTTTTGCACTACCAGCCTGGACATCACCACTCGCCGCGCCATGGAAGATGAGCTGTGTGACCTGTACATCGACACCCTGCTGCAGCTGGGAGTCGAGCCATCCCAGACGGCTCACGTTCGCGACGACTACCGAAGCTCGATGTTGTGGTGGATGGCGATGCTGGCCAACAACCTCGCCGACATGGCTACCCCCGACCGGCGCAGCGTCGACCTGTTCGAGGCAATGCTGACAAGGCTGCACACAGCAGCGTTGGACCACGAACTCGGCGACCTGGTCTGA
- a CDS encoding OmpA family protein produces MLRPLASILVVLLLLAACGGGDEGGSDASTTSQATTSTSAVEADASTTTSADTTTTTPEPTTTTTASATTDGSTTTTEAAEPVTEADETDWLTIAAGVTIVGFEGENASASNGVRAIDGEPTQIGFSNDASEPVVYVFELPAPTTFTAFSIPDTRNSPGNTTFFGSVEVAGSNTGPEEGFEVLVSNDFVELDEGQEAAHFTPSTSTPVRWIRLTLSGALHVEHEPGKTVVRFTELIGQGAQDPVPMGDRFNGVWELAFLDNPDGSGDLTQLRQDGSRVSGCIGFAMVNGTVTGNVVRLNGIDTRNDRPSAYLFVVGDDGRLRGMESTNNGVFRARIGRVSPEGTTTPCSQSEPEPIACGSVVYVNFDVNSATIRPDSTQVLDDLYEDLGAQEATVVGHTSTEGDADHNQDLSERRAQAVVDELVARGMPADQISSEGRGETEPLVRESDEASRSINRRVEIACG; encoded by the coding sequence GTGTTGAGACCTCTCGCTTCCATCCTTGTCGTCCTGCTCCTGCTCGCCGCCTGTGGCGGTGGCGACGAAGGAGGATCCGACGCCTCGACGACCAGCCAGGCCACCACCTCGACCTCCGCTGTCGAAGCCGACGCCTCGACAACGACCTCGGCCGACACGACCACCACGACGCCCGAGCCGACCACTACGACGACGGCGTCGGCGACCACCGACGGGTCGACCACCACGACCGAAGCCGCAGAACCAGTGACTGAGGCCGATGAGACAGACTGGCTCACCATCGCTGCCGGGGTCACCATCGTCGGCTTCGAAGGGGAGAATGCGTCTGCCTCCAACGGGGTCCGCGCGATCGATGGTGAGCCCACCCAGATCGGCTTCAGCAACGACGCCTCAGAGCCCGTCGTCTACGTGTTCGAGCTGCCCGCGCCCACCACCTTCACCGCGTTCTCCATCCCCGACACCCGCAACTCGCCGGGGAACACGACCTTCTTCGGCTCGGTCGAGGTCGCCGGCTCGAATACCGGACCCGAGGAGGGCTTCGAAGTTCTCGTGTCCAACGATTTCGTCGAACTCGACGAAGGTCAGGAGGCCGCCCACTTCACCCCGTCCACCTCGACTCCGGTTCGCTGGATTCGCCTCACGCTCTCCGGCGCGCTCCACGTCGAGCACGAGCCGGGAAAGACCGTCGTTCGCTTCACCGAGCTGATCGGACAGGGCGCTCAGGACCCGGTTCCCATGGGGGATAGGTTCAACGGCGTGTGGGAGCTGGCCTTCCTCGACAACCCCGATGGCTCGGGTGATCTGACCCAGCTTCGCCAAGACGGGTCTCGCGTGTCTGGTTGCATTGGATTCGCGATGGTCAACGGAACCGTCACAGGCAACGTCGTTCGCCTGAACGGAATCGACACCCGCAACGACCGACCCAGCGCCTACCTATTCGTGGTCGGCGACGACGGCCGACTGCGAGGTATGGAATCGACCAACAACGGTGTGTTCAGGGCGCGCATCGGGCGTGTGTCGCCTGAAGGCACCACGACGCCATGTAGCCAGTCCGAACCCGAACCGATCGCATGTGGCTCGGTCGTCTACGTCAACTTCGATGTCAACTCCGCGACTATCCGACCCGACTCGACCCAGGTCCTCGACGACTTGTACGAAGACCTCGGCGCACAGGAGGCGACGGTCGTCGGCCACACCTCCACCGAGGGCGATGCCGACCACAACCAGGACCTCTCCGAACGCCGCGCCCAGGCGGTGGTCGACGAGCTGGTCGCCAGAGGAATGCCCGCCGACCAGATCTCGAGCGAGGGCCGCGGCGAAACCGAGCCCCTGGTGCGTGAATCCGACGAAGCCTCACGCTCGATCAACCGCAGGGTCGAGATCGCCTGCGGATGA
- a CDS encoding aldo/keto reductase, whose protein sequence is MKHRKLGNIDVSVIGLGCNNFGMRLDEADTAKVVHAALDAGVNFFDTADVYGNGLSEEYLGKALKGQRDDVVIATKFGAYDVPETLTGGHPEWIKKAVDNSLRRLGADWIDLYQHHFPDAKVPVADTLGALNDLVVAGKVRHIGCSNYGADLLGESNEVSNDRGFARFASVQNRFSVLHSEPLPDVIPACEELGLAFLPYFPLESGLLTGKVTPQGPPEGSRLAAMPEERKEMFLADWQLDRTRVLTSYASNHGRSILELAFGYLLAHAPVSSVIAGATRVDQIVANAAADGWEMTPDELGEISEIVKV, encoded by the coding sequence ATGAAACATCGCAAGCTCGGCAACATCGACGTGTCGGTCATAGGTCTCGGGTGCAACAACTTCGGCATGCGCCTCGACGAAGCCGACACCGCCAAGGTCGTTCACGCCGCGCTCGACGCCGGGGTCAACTTCTTCGATACGGCCGACGTGTACGGCAACGGCCTGTCCGAGGAGTATCTGGGCAAGGCGCTGAAGGGCCAGCGCGACGACGTCGTGATCGCCACCAAGTTCGGTGCCTACGACGTTCCCGAGACCCTCACGGGCGGACACCCAGAATGGATCAAGAAGGCGGTCGACAACAGCCTTCGCCGACTGGGCGCCGACTGGATCGACCTCTATCAACACCACTTCCCCGATGCCAAGGTGCCCGTGGCAGACACCCTCGGCGCACTGAACGATCTGGTGGTTGCCGGCAAGGTCCGCCACATCGGGTGCTCGAACTACGGTGCAGACCTGTTGGGCGAGTCAAACGAGGTCTCCAACGATCGCGGCTTTGCGAGGTTTGCGAGTGTCCAGAATCGGTTCTCGGTGCTGCACAGCGAGCCCCTGCCCGATGTCATCCCCGCGTGTGAGGAGTTGGGCTTGGCTTTCCTTCCCTACTTCCCCCTGGAGAGCGGGCTGCTGACGGGCAAGGTCACTCCCCAAGGCCCACCGGAGGGTTCGCGGCTTGCCGCGATGCCAGAAGAACGCAAGGAGATGTTCCTGGCCGACTGGCAACTCGACCGCACCCGGGTGCTCACGTCATACGCATCCAACCACGGCCGTTCGATCCTCGAGTTGGCGTTCGGGTACCTGCTGGCACACGCACCGGTGTCGTCGGTGATCGCCGGTGCAACACGCGTCGACCAGATAGTGGCCAACGCGGCCGCCGACGGCTGGGAGATGACCCCAGACGAACTGGGCGAGATCTCAGAAATCGTCAAAGTGTGA
- a CDS encoding VCBS repeat-containing protein has translation MSRLVSGVLALLLLAGGLVLVASGEQSSAVTGNIEWVEMSAGAGDLPVPLGGSEQTALLVGDIDGDGDDDIAMGSRGGTNSVVWFRRTGSTWEQSVVDAAALRPEAGGALHDVDGDGLLDIVLAGDFMSNEIWWWKNPGATAFGSAWTRYTAKNSGANKHHDIAFGDFDNDGSDEFAYWNQGNGNTVNDLFIAEIPADPTTSSSWPAQVVVDATTFSEGLAVGDVDADGDDDLVGGGRIISYNSTTSSYDVTTVNLAEASYRWHIADIVQGGRPELITASGDNPGGLGYYEWDGATWVYTTLLTHELAGTWSEGHSVDTGDVDGDGFIDVFAAEMAINAGAAARSVVFYGDGAGSFVRDLVSTGIDNHESKLADIDDDGDLDIVSKPFNQGTPELRLFANPFPGHDVGSWQRHLVGTNTLKQAWVRHGDIDLDGDLDLLAGRAWFENPGSLGGSWTRHVLPSPMLHAFLLVDVDGDGDLDVFGEQGLNSMTYVWSENDGSGSFTSRSNIQNIVTATNEFHQGVTFVETPTGVEIYTLWNDRALGIEKITVPADPINTTWPTVLTSLPSQGEEAAFVDIDGDGDLDFIQGHMWSRREANGSYTDFVLHNPTTCCFAGQPVLGDRLPDRMVPADINLDGRIDIVVSHEYDPQNSVVWYEQPLDPTTEWPEHLMFEGAFPIHSLDVADIDGDGDQDAVIGEHGPTEADGTVYVLQNMSGTGSAWKPIPVHTNEENHDGTKLADLDGDGDLDIYSIGWLHFRVIIHENLSGLISPPVWHDVDRRYRTNFEVGPLGVASVDHPAVAGVDFTAALGAAGGGGSIDTASLKVVEVDGSGAIVNVDVPFQFDPSATFDASTDATGELVVLMPGNTAAGQTRYFQVYFEVTSAGLAPTVVAPLVTTTPGVVDAGVSTTRVETPAGDWFFDMAGGGFASLDDADGNDWIGYSTAVGAAGEFRGIPNLIAPADGGHFHPGSTSASSSVVNEGPLRTTIRSSIPGTGWAMSWQIYPGWATATVDSVDGSYWFQYEGTPGGTFEAADQIHESGGTTVGALATFGADLAAPEWMAAADSTISRSLVMAHHDDDTIADSYRDQDDLMTVAAFGRPLNVLAPSLTGVAERFSVGLVAGNAAADASSGAARFTADGSALVTGWSSRAGGSGSEGGWTGQPAECATCLLRVTTNPPLPSRLIVDGLPRDRWGLNWMKVTPGQHEVCFGDVVGWVTPPCQVVDVQPGVTGVVDGVFQQMGSLRVITEAGAGGGGVQSTISVNGNPANDWGSWTDVAPGNYEVCFGNVPGFAPEPCQNVVVVAGVATVVTGTFDAGTSTAPPQHGFLRVVTEAGAGGGGVPTTITINGNVADSWGLNWLKLAPGAYEVCFSEVVDLVTPTCNNVTITAGVTTIVNATFDLKGWLRILTAPAQPSTLYVDGVAVNEWGYWSDLPVGDYRICFGEAAGFAPACQTVSVAASTLTTVTGNWP, from the coding sequence ATGTCCAGGTTGGTTAGTGGCGTCTTGGCCCTCCTCTTGTTGGCAGGTGGCCTGGTGTTGGTGGCCAGCGGCGAACAGTCGTCCGCGGTCACCGGGAACATCGAATGGGTCGAGATGTCGGCAGGTGCGGGCGACCTACCCGTACCGCTCGGCGGCTCTGAGCAGACGGCCCTGCTGGTTGGTGACATCGACGGAGACGGTGACGACGACATCGCGATGGGATCGCGGGGCGGAACCAATTCGGTGGTCTGGTTCCGGCGCACCGGCTCGACGTGGGAGCAGAGCGTGGTCGATGCGGCCGCGCTTCGGCCCGAGGCCGGTGGTGCGCTCCACGACGTCGATGGGGATGGGCTCCTCGACATCGTTCTGGCGGGCGACTTCATGTCGAACGAGATCTGGTGGTGGAAGAACCCCGGTGCGACGGCCTTCGGTTCGGCGTGGACGCGATACACGGCCAAGAACTCCGGGGCCAACAAGCACCACGACATTGCTTTCGGCGATTTCGACAACGACGGATCGGATGAGTTCGCCTACTGGAACCAGGGCAACGGAAACACCGTCAACGACCTGTTCATCGCCGAGATCCCTGCCGACCCGACCACTTCGTCGTCGTGGCCGGCCCAGGTGGTCGTCGATGCGACCACATTCTCAGAAGGACTCGCCGTGGGTGACGTCGACGCCGACGGCGACGACGACCTGGTCGGTGGCGGCCGCATCATCTCCTACAACAGCACGACGAGCAGCTACGACGTGACCACTGTCAATCTGGCAGAAGCCAGCTACAGGTGGCACATCGCCGACATCGTCCAAGGCGGCCGGCCCGAGCTGATCACCGCCTCGGGCGACAATCCCGGTGGGCTCGGCTACTACGAATGGGACGGTGCCACCTGGGTTTACACAACCCTGCTCACACACGAACTGGCCGGCACGTGGAGTGAGGGTCACAGTGTCGACACCGGCGATGTAGACGGCGATGGCTTCATCGACGTGTTTGCTGCCGAGATGGCCATCAATGCCGGAGCGGCCGCGCGATCGGTCGTGTTCTACGGCGATGGCGCTGGCTCGTTCGTGCGCGACCTGGTGTCTACCGGCATCGACAACCACGAGTCAAAGCTCGCCGACATAGACGATGACGGCGACCTCGACATCGTGTCCAAGCCGTTCAACCAAGGCACACCCGAACTCCGGCTGTTCGCCAATCCGTTCCCAGGTCACGACGTGGGCAGCTGGCAGCGTCATCTCGTGGGTACCAACACGCTCAAGCAGGCTTGGGTCCGTCATGGCGACATCGACCTCGACGGTGACCTCGACCTTCTCGCGGGCCGTGCTTGGTTCGAGAATCCGGGTTCGTTGGGTGGCAGTTGGACGCGCCACGTGCTGCCGTCGCCAATGCTCCATGCCTTCTTGCTGGTCGACGTAGACGGCGACGGCGACCTCGACGTGTTTGGCGAGCAGGGCCTCAACTCGATGACCTATGTGTGGTCCGAGAACGACGGCTCGGGCAGCTTCACCAGCCGATCCAACATCCAGAACATCGTCACTGCCACGAACGAGTTTCACCAGGGTGTCACCTTCGTAGAGACGCCGACCGGAGTCGAGATCTACACGCTGTGGAACGACCGAGCGTTGGGCATCGAGAAGATCACCGTTCCCGCTGACCCGATCAACACGACCTGGCCCACTGTCCTGACCAGCCTGCCCTCCCAAGGCGAAGAGGCGGCGTTCGTCGATATCGACGGCGACGGCGATCTCGACTTCATTCAAGGACACATGTGGTCGCGCCGCGAAGCCAATGGCTCTTACACCGACTTCGTGCTGCACAATCCGACGACCTGCTGCTTCGCCGGGCAGCCGGTGCTGGGAGATCGTCTGCCCGACCGAATGGTTCCGGCCGACATCAACCTCGACGGACGCATCGACATCGTCGTGTCTCACGAGTACGACCCGCAGAACTCGGTCGTCTGGTACGAGCAGCCCCTCGACCCAACCACCGAATGGCCAGAGCACCTGATGTTCGAGGGGGCGTTTCCGATCCACTCGCTCGACGTGGCTGACATAGACGGTGACGGCGACCAGGACGCTGTCATCGGCGAACATGGCCCGACCGAGGCCGACGGCACCGTGTACGTGCTGCAGAACATGTCGGGCACGGGCTCTGCGTGGAAGCCGATACCGGTTCACACAAACGAGGAGAACCACGACGGCACCAAACTCGCCGATCTCGACGGTGACGGCGACCTCGACATCTACTCGATCGGCTGGCTCCACTTCAGGGTGATCATCCACGAGAACCTCTCGGGCCTGATCTCGCCTCCGGTCTGGCACGATGTCGATCGCCGCTACCGCACCAACTTCGAGGTGGGTCCGCTGGGGGTCGCGAGCGTCGATCACCCCGCTGTCGCCGGAGTTGACTTCACGGCTGCTCTTGGCGCCGCAGGAGGCGGTGGGTCGATAGACACAGCGTCGCTCAAGGTCGTCGAGGTCGACGGGTCTGGTGCGATCGTCAACGTCGACGTGCCGTTCCAGTTCGATCCCAGCGCCACCTTCGACGCTTCGACGGATGCCACCGGTGAACTCGTGGTCCTGATGCCCGGCAACACCGCAGCAGGCCAGACCCGCTACTTCCAGGTGTACTTCGAGGTCACTTCGGCCGGCTTGGCGCCAACAGTCGTTGCCCCCCTGGTCACCACCACACCTGGTGTGGTCGACGCGGGCGTGTCGACAACCAGGGTCGAGACGCCGGCGGGCGACTGGTTCTTCGACATGGCCGGTGGCGGGTTCGCCAGCCTCGACGATGCCGACGGTAACGACTGGATCGGGTACAGCACGGCCGTCGGCGCCGCGGGCGAGTTCCGAGGCATACCCAACCTGATCGCTCCTGCCGATGGAGGCCACTTCCATCCTGGGTCCACGTCGGCGAGCTCGAGCGTCGTCAACGAAGGTCCGCTGCGGACGACCATTCGGTCGAGTATTCCCGGCACGGGCTGGGCCATGAGTTGGCAGATATACCCGGGTTGGGCGACGGCCACCGTCGACAGCGTCGACGGCTCGTACTGGTTCCAGTACGAGGGAACACCGGGAGGCACCTTCGAGGCGGCCGACCAGATCCACGAGTCTGGCGGCACCACCGTCGGTGCTTTGGCGACCTTCGGCGCCGACCTCGCCGCACCCGAGTGGATGGCGGCTGCCGACTCGACCATCAGTCGTTCTTTGGTCATGGCCCACCACGATGACGACACCATCGCGGACAGCTATCGCGACCAGGACGACCTGATGACGGTCGCCGCGTTCGGGCGCCCGTTGAACGTGTTGGCACCGTCTCTCACGGGGGTGGCAGAACGGTTCAGTGTCGGTCTTGTCGCCGGCAACGCTGCGGCCGACGCCTCGTCGGGTGCCGCCCGCTTCACCGCCGATGGATCTGCCCTCGTCACCGGTTGGTCGTCGCGGGCTGGAGGGTCTGGCTCCGAAGGAGGCTGGACCGGCCAACCCGCCGAGTGCGCTACATGCCTGCTTCGGGTTACGACCAACCCGCCCCTGCCATCACGCCTGATCGTCGACGGCTTGCCCAGGGATCGCTGGGGTCTCAACTGGATGAAGGTCACCCCAGGCCAGCACGAGGTCTGCTTCGGTGACGTGGTTGGCTGGGTCACACCGCCATGCCAGGTCGTCGACGTTCAGCCCGGCGTGACCGGGGTGGTCGACGGGGTGTTCCAGCAGATGGGCTCGTTGCGCGTGATTACAGAGGCTGGCGCTGGTGGCGGCGGAGTGCAGTCGACGATCTCGGTCAACGGGAACCCCGCAAACGATTGGGGTTCATGGACCGACGTCGCACCCGGAAACTACGAGGTCTGCTTCGGCAACGTTCCAGGGTTTGCCCCAGAGCCATGTCAGAACGTCGTGGTGGTGGCCGGCGTGGCCACTGTCGTCACAGGAACCTTCGATGCCGGCACATCAACGGCCCCGCCCCAACACGGCTTCTTGCGCGTCGTCACCGAGGCAGGTGCAGGCGGCGGTGGTGTGCCGACGACGATCACCATCAACGGAAACGTCGCGGATTCCTGGGGTCTCAACTGGCTGAAGCTTGCACCCGGGGCCTATGAGGTGTGCTTCAGCGAGGTGGTCGACCTGGTCACTCCGACCTGCAACAACGTGACGATTACGGCCGGTGTGACGACCATCGTGAACGCGACCTTCGACCTCAAGGGTTGGTTGCGGATCCTTACCGCTCCGGCCCAGCCATCGACGCTCTACGTGGACGGCGTCGCGGTCAACGAGTGGGGCTACTGGTCCGATCTGCCTGTTGGTGACTATCGGATCTGCTTCGGTGAAGCGGCCGGTTTCGCTCCAGCCTGTCAGACGGTCAGCGTCGCCGCCTCGACCCTCACAACGGTGACCGGTAACTGGCCGTGA
- a CDS encoding homoserine O-acetyltransferase, with product MQFTRGRDFVLESGETLQAPVLAYETWGTLDDTASNAVLVCHALTGDSHAASHPKPHHHLSDEGWWERVVGPGKTIDTNRYFVVCANVLGGCQGSSGPASTNPSTAKRYGPDFPQVSVRDQVRAQAKLAEELGVESWLGVVGGSMGGMQALEWAVTFPDRVRSVAALATTAAASAQQIAWSQAGRMAVMADSGWNSGHYYDAAPGHGPHRGLATARVLAMIHYRSDLEFNARFGRLSSHGRPAAEHGAMFDIERYLAYQGSKFVRRFDANSYILLNRMMDLHDLGRGRGGVAAALSRVKCPLFTASVSTDFLYPEYQQRELVEGFEAAGQWATHVMIEADTGHDGFLTHGDQVEPQLQAFLDKIASDG from the coding sequence ATGCAGTTCACGCGCGGCCGCGACTTCGTTCTCGAGTCGGGCGAAACCCTTCAGGCACCCGTTCTGGCTTACGAGACCTGGGGCACGCTCGACGACACCGCTTCTAACGCCGTGTTGGTGTGTCACGCCCTCACGGGTGACAGCCACGCTGCCTCACACCCCAAGCCTCATCACCACCTGTCTGACGAAGGCTGGTGGGAACGTGTAGTGGGCCCCGGAAAGACCATCGACACCAATCGCTATTTCGTGGTGTGCGCAAACGTTCTCGGTGGCTGCCAGGGGTCGAGCGGGCCGGCCTCCACCAATCCGTCGACCGCCAAGCGCTATGGCCCCGACTTTCCGCAGGTGTCGGTGCGCGACCAGGTGAGGGCCCAGGCCAAGCTGGCCGAAGAGCTCGGTGTCGAGTCGTGGCTTGGCGTCGTCGGCGGATCGATGGGTGGCATGCAGGCGCTCGAGTGGGCCGTGACGTTCCCCGATCGGGTCAGATCGGTCGCGGCTCTCGCCACCACCGCTGCCGCGAGCGCACAGCAGATCGCCTGGAGCCAGGCGGGCCGCATGGCGGTGATGGCCGACAGTGGCTGGAATTCGGGCCACTACTACGACGCTGCCCCCGGGCACGGTCCCCACCGTGGCCTGGCCACGGCCCGAGTGTTGGCGATGATCCACTATCGCTCTGACCTCGAGTTCAATGCGCGGTTCGGCCGGCTCAGCTCTCACGGTCGACCGGCGGCCGAACACGGTGCGATGTTCGACATCGAGCGCTATCTCGCCTATCAGGGCTCGAAGTTCGTCAGGCGTTTCGACGCCAACAGCTACATCCTGTTGAACAGGATGATGGACCTGCACGACCTGGGACGAGGGCGGGGCGGTGTTGCGGCGGCGCTGTCACGCGTCAAGTGCCCGTTGTTCACGGCGTCGGTGTCCACCGACTTCCTGTACCCCGAGTACCAGCAACGGGAGCTGGTCGAGGGCTTCGAGGCGGCCGGTCAGTGGGCAACGCACGTGATGATCGAGGCCGACACGGGCCACGACGGCTTCTTGACCCACGGCGATCAGGTCGAGCCGCAATTGCAGGCGTTCCTGGACAAGATCGCATCCGACGGCTGA
- a CDS encoding YibE/F family protein produces the protein MGHSHGHGHEHGGFDAQHWRSWLADPRSRVIGWMLMVAAAATVGGIIAYWPSGDGRQAAIVSANELGLVSDRLAATVLQVTDAQCSYSSDPGEICRQMDVRLDDGPEAGSLVALPEVNLAFNPYLPDLSPGDGVVLGYEDSTGIYFFTDVDRRSTLLILAALFMAVVVTFGRLRGLLALVAMAATLVILVAFVAPSVLDGNDPLAVSVVAACAIAFVTLYTTHGPTPTTTVALAGTLGALGVTLALSWLFFALAEFSGLASEEALTLPFVANQVDVGALLLGGAIIGALGALDDVTVTQVATVSELRRHSPDMPAKELFAAGIRVGREHIASTVNTLLLAYAGASMPLLLLFAASDQSLQMIANTEVVAIEIARTLCGSMGLVAAVPVTTALAAALSGRADAITGSDAAQRETPPPSWDDFAPPDELRGI, from the coding sequence ATGGGGCACAGCCACGGTCATGGCCACGAACACGGCGGCTTCGATGCCCAACATTGGAGGTCGTGGCTGGCCGACCCCAGGTCCAGGGTCATCGGCTGGATGTTGATGGTCGCCGCCGCCGCAACGGTTGGGGGAATCATCGCCTATTGGCCCAGTGGCGACGGTCGCCAAGCCGCCATCGTCAGCGCCAACGAGCTGGGTCTGGTCAGCGACCGGCTGGCGGCCACCGTCCTCCAGGTCACGGATGCTCAATGCTCGTACTCGAGTGATCCTGGCGAGATCTGCAGGCAGATGGACGTTCGCCTCGACGACGGCCCCGAGGCCGGCTCGCTGGTGGCGCTGCCAGAGGTGAATCTGGCGTTCAACCCGTATCTGCCCGACCTCTCCCCCGGCGACGGTGTGGTCCTCGGCTATGAAGACAGCACGGGCATCTATTTCTTCACCGACGTCGACCGTCGCAGCACGCTGTTGATTCTCGCTGCCTTGTTCATGGCCGTTGTCGTGACCTTCGGCCGGTTGAGGGGCCTGCTGGCGCTGGTCGCCATGGCGGCCACGCTGGTCATCCTGGTGGCCTTCGTCGCGCCGTCGGTTCTCGATGGCAACGACCCACTGGCCGTGTCGGTCGTCGCGGCCTGTGCCATTGCCTTCGTCACGCTGTACACCACTCACGGGCCGACTCCCACCACCACCGTCGCGCTCGCCGGAACGCTCGGGGCGCTTGGAGTGACCCTGGCCTTGTCGTGGCTGTTCTTTGCCCTGGCCGAGTTTTCTGGCCTGGCTTCCGAGGAAGCGCTGACCCTGCCCTTCGTAGCCAACCAGGTAGACGTCGGGGCTCTGCTGCTGGGAGGGGCGATAATCGGTGCCCTGGGTGCGCTCGACGATGTCACCGTCACCCAGGTAGCCACAGTCTCCGAGCTTCGCCGCCATAGCCCAGACATGCCCGCCAAGGAACTGTTCGCCGCAGGAATAAGGGTCGGTCGCGAACACATCGCGTCCACCGTCAACACCCTCTTGTTGGCCTATGCCGGCGCCAGCATGCCCTTGCTGTTGTTGTTCGCGGCCTCCGACCAGTCGCTTCAGATGATCGCGAACACCGAGGTAGTCGCCATCGAGATAGCTCGCACTCTGTGCGGCTCGATGGGCTTGGTGGCAGCGGTGCCGGTCACCACAGCCCTGGCCGCGGCGCTGTCTGGTCGCGCGGACGCAATCACCGGCTCGGACGCCGCGCAACGCGAGACGCCACCGCCGAGCTGGGACGACTTCGCTCCGCCAGACGAGCTGCGAGGCATCTAG
- a CDS encoding DNA-formamidopyrimidine glycosylase family protein: protein MPELVEVEIYRRSVEPVVGRRVEAVRTPDSWFLKGGVTPAALDEALVGASVRASRRLGKLLMVDIGDTTLGLRFGMTGRIVVDGSQPIERLLYSTVSSSERFARFGIGFDDGSELSIIDPRRLGGVELAPDESALGPDAATVSKRQIEAVLTGRRSLKAVLLDQSRIAGIGNLICDETLWRVGLDPTRPVATLTSAEKAALARAIRETVGVLTRRGGSHLGDLQDHRVEGGVCPRDGAPLTRAQVGGRTTYWCPQHQR, encoded by the coding sequence GTGCCCGAGTTGGTCGAGGTCGAGATCTACCGCCGGTCGGTCGAACCCGTCGTGGGGCGGCGTGTCGAGGCCGTTCGCACCCCCGATAGCTGGTTCTTGAAGGGCGGCGTGACCCCGGCAGCCCTCGACGAAGCGCTGGTCGGGGCCTCGGTGAGAGCCAGTCGGCGCCTGGGAAAGCTGCTCATGGTCGACATCGGCGACACCACCCTGGGCCTGCGGTTCGGGATGACCGGCCGCATCGTGGTCGACGGCAGCCAGCCGATAGAGCGCCTTCTCTACTCAACGGTCAGCTCCAGCGAGAGATTCGCGAGGTTTGGGATCGGGTTCGACGACGGCTCGGAGCTGTCGATCATCGATCCGCGCCGTCTCGGTGGGGTCGAGCTTGCGCCAGACGAATCGGCGTTGGGACCAGATGCAGCAACCGTCTCGAAGCGCCAAATCGAGGCGGTGCTGACGGGACGAAGAAGCCTCAAGGCCGTGCTGCTCGATCAGAGCCGCATTGCCGGAATCGGCAACCTGATCTGCGACGAGACCCTGTGGCGCGTCGGCCTAGACCCAACACGCCCGGTCGCCACCTTGACCAGCGCCGAAAAAGCTGCGCTGGCGCGAGCCATCCGCGAGACCGTTGGAGTGCTGACCCGCCGGGGTGGCTCGCATCTGGGAGACCTGCAAGACCATCGCGTCGAGGGCGGTGTGTGTCCCCGAGATGGTGCACCACTCACACGTGCCCAGGTGGGTGGGCGCACCACCTACTGGTGCCCTCAGCATCAGCGCTGA